The Ananas comosus cultivar F153 linkage group 4, ASM154086v1, whole genome shotgun sequence region GTATGAATGTTACTTTTTAACTTGATTTTGATAGTTTGGGGTCAGCGAATAACTTTATTTATTAGACATCGAAAAATTGATCTTTACTATTTTGTatgtaattgattttttctGTTGCTATAAATAGCTCTACACAAGCTTtgcattaaattttagatagtaTTCAATGAAATATTATTCTAATTACTTCTTTGAGCACATGTACATTTATTCTAATAGGAACGTAGTGCCAAAAATAAAGCTAGCCGTGCAATGCTAAAAACCACACATACAGCAGGCACAAAAAGCTTCGCAAGAGTTCGTGCTGAGGTAAACTTAATCCTCTCAATTATAGTCTTTTCATTACTAACACTTTTATAGATTTTTGATTGTTATTGAaagtttaatttctaaatattgtTAGATGGCAaagaaaaataatcatattCAACCGAGAAGACATGAGCTCTACATAAGAACGCACACCAAGAAGAATGGCAAGCCTTTAAATGCGTATTGCTCGAAAATCATGGTATGTCTTTAGATTTGGACAAATTTTAGTTATAAAAGTTGTTTGAATTAGTCAAGTATAATTTCTTactttttatagtaaaatattGGAGATTTAGTTCCATTATATCCTGAAGTTGCACAAAGAGATCCATCTCGAAATGACCTTTTATCGCTGCTACTTAAAGAGAAAAGTACTCAACTTCATTGTCATGGATTGGGTCCTATTCCAGATGAACTTCGAAAATCAAAGACAACTCGTGCTGATAATATTCGAATGCTTTCTGAGACCAAAAAAGAAGCCGAGGAGGAGAAACGTGTAATGCAATCAGAATTAGTAGATATGAGACAAAAATATGAAGATATACACAAGGAAATGATGACAATGAAGGCATGGGTAGAATCAATAGGTAAAAGGCCTCAAGACCATTTCATACTAGGAGAAGGAATATCATGCGTTCCACAAGGCCTCAAACTAGTAagcataatttataaataattttatcttttttgatgTATATGAAAAACTAATATATcatctaacttttttttctccaatttaGAAATGCACTGATCTTCCTTATAATGGATCACCTAATAATCAGGCAACCTCTTCTCATTCTAGTTATGAAGCACCACCAACTCAGGTATTTTATCATCTCAAATGGCTTTTCTTGAGTAATCTtgctaaaactcaaaattttcaaccaaaattaattagttagttttaatattttgctAACCAATTTTAGATGACAAGAAGATTATTAATTGCTATTGCCTATTTTGttagttaatttaatttctatttttaacaaAGTGACATCGCTAGttattttgtttctctctttttaaagGCATAAACTAATCTTAGAATCTGAAAATTGTTAATTCTAATTATATCGTAGGTGTATCGAGCTAAGAATATCTCAAAGAGAGTCCACGCTGTATCAAATATTATGGTTATCTTCTAtctcttattctttttatgttatcatgatgatttttttctctacaacatatataagtttaaattacTATATTTGTTTATTCACTTATTGTTAGATTGGAACTGAAGTTTACTTGAGGAGTTTATAAAAACCTCACAATCATGTAGCACAAGGTTATCTTTTGAGTAAAGATCCAACTACAAGAGTAGGTGGGTTCGAATTAGGACCACAGTGTTGGGAGATTCAAATTGATGTGCCAATAGTACGCAATGAACCACTACTTAGACCATATAGTAGCTATCAAACAATTGGAGATGCTGTTGGAGCAACTGTTGCTTGGCCATATACTTTTGTAAGGATGAGTTATCTCaaccatattttattttttcaattatctTTCATCATCTAtagcctattatatatatatgtttaatttgctttttgttcttttcacaGGTTAAGTGCAAGTAGTGCATGATATTGTGTTCATCTCCGCGCAATATATTTTGAACCTGTTAGAAACAAAAAGACATGGAgcacatttcttataattttgtgATGATCACTTTTATATGTTACTACTTATAGTGCAGAACATGTATTTAACAAATATAATCTTGGAATATTTTGGCATATTAGATGTATAATCTTGAGATATTTTGGCATGATGTTGTGTTCATCTCCGCACTATACATTTTGTATCTGTTGGAATCGAAAAGCTGTGGAgcatatttcttataattttgtcATGATCAGTTTATATGTTACTACTTATATATTGAAGAATATGTAGGTTAAATATgcaatttatgatatttttggttgaattgcacttttatatattgtaactTTTATTGATCTTGTAATTTTATATGCATAAATAGTTTATTATTGAATGACAATtagctaaaatattatttataattttttaatgcattatctattattcaatatttaaaaattagtataatatttagtgatatttgaatttagatgttggatattaaattataaatagcaATATTTAGTAATGTTGGGAATAGTTGCTTTATACTAACATTAGCAACATTTAGTAATGTTGGGAATGGTTAAATTATACCAANNNNNNNNNNNNNNNNNNNNNNNNNatttttgagccctaacatgcaattacctccaaataatccaaattaaatagagcaacatgctaagaatgctcattataggctattagaacacttaaagctaaggattaagccaaattccaaaagcttaccacaatgtgaacgccgcgacgaaagcacaccgctccaacgggcgcacgaaaggtcgatccgtcgctcccaacgcgttcgcaagctcgttctccgccaacgccgcgaatttgggcgaaagatctagagagatgagagagttatttagagagagaaagtgaggatttTCTCTCACTACCACCATGAACGTGAGCTTGGGGGTGGTCGGCTGAtgtgaagaagagaagaagctaATTAGCTTCAATTTATAGTCAACACTCCAATAGgagcatacactattcactccatGGGGGCTTACAACTGATGTTTTTTTGCCGGAGCCCTTTTGAAtttccgtttgagctcaaacttgacaggcAGGCTTGGTTTCACATAACGAGTCCcaagaaattttaacatttcagttttgACCCTGTTTGGTCACTggaaactgtaccgaactgaaatctttatcagataacaattcgattttattctccacctttcgggtgtcagaatgggctgaaactttaaatctagcctcataaaaataattctgactgaTCCATCaacttttcataattttctgacactttacattttctgctaatttttctgtcccgtttcacacagaaaattctaaatcttttgttttcattccgatttcagcacaagtcattctagacttatattttatttttcgaaacccaataaaaatagtatcccacactatttttatttacttttatttttataccaaaatctggtatattacattctccaccccttaaaaagactttcgtccgcgaaactcaaatcacacctcaattcagctcctcaAGCAATTGAGGGCACCAATACACTTTTTCTCTTCGGAATGACTTTACACTCCTTGGAACTATCCAAGAGGACTACCACGGAGTTCATGATACTAAATGCATCCAAATTTGCAAGGCACATCTCACAAAGTGCATTAAGGTATCCATCATTCTTGGTGGCggcgcaagtcgaaactcaacGACTCCACGCGCTCCAATACCATTTGTCACTTAgcatgcaagaactcttcttCGCATTTACTTTTCCTTCAGGGAATACACTCCGATTCTATCTCCAACATTGCTTAAAAGCAACATTACTAGTGCATCGCTTCACCGCGAGTGCTCTAATTCCGCACCGATCTTTAGCTCTAACATGAGATGGCCCACCTCGGCACATCCCAAATCCAATCCTCAAACTCCACGTGGCTTCTCACAATCTCAAGGTCTCACCACGAGCACTTCATCTTCTGATACCATGTGCCACGGCCAACGTCTTATCGAGTCAATCCTTTATGCTTACCCTTAAGAGGGATAGCACTTGATACAGGCTCTATATCTTGGACGACGACTGCTGCAGTACCGTCCATACTCGATAATTACGTCAATACACAAAGACGTATTACATTTCAACCACGTAACGTACGTAACTCGTACATTAATTAATGATGATAAATACATCATCGTATCATCCCAGCTTCACTCGCCTATTTACATTTATGGGCCCTTGCGAATACAACACTTCCGTATCGTGGACGGCCACGTCCATCTCTTGATCTACCGTGATCGCTCAGCGATCACTACTAGATTACTACTCTGAACATCATCTCCACCTTTACTACTTGGTTGAGCGTCTCGTTACATACATTAACTAACGCTCTCAACACAGTACTGTGAACACCTGCGAGCTTGCTAAGCTCACAAGATCTACAACGAAGCCATCTCGCTAACCGACGGTTTATGCCCGCGCAACCGGATCATCATGGAGCTTAACTCCACCCACTCAACACGAGCACACCGGCCACACGTATCCGTTTCAACGGACTACGAACTGTATCAACCTTGCGATATCTCCGCTCATCTCGCGAGCTCATATCAAAGAGTACCTCACGCCTACATTAAGTCGGTTCACTCTCACAACCGTCATCGTGGATTCGTAACGATCCACACTTCGTACGGTACCTAATGAGCACCCCGACCACCGAGCGTGAACCACGTATCCTCGACTATCACCATGCATAACGAGTTATCCCGCACATCACGCTACCTATCATATAGCTCTCACGCTAATACTGGGTTGGGCTCCTAAACATTGCCAAACCCTAAAATCAACGAGGACCAACCTCACACACGCTTAAGGGGTCACTCTTAAAGCGGGGTTGCTACTAACCCAGATGCGAACGCTCGTTCTCTGCAGCTCATAACTCTGCCCAAATCCGATAGCGGATGCATCATATCCACCGGAAACCGAGTGGACACCTTTCAGCTCCTTCCACTAAACCGTTCATCGGAATAGCCCCTCAAACTGAACTCAAGTGCTTACTGCACAAGTACACTCGAGAAACGCTTTCATNNNNNNNNNNNNNNNNNNNNNNNNNNNNNNNNNNNNNNNNNNNNNNNNNNNNNNNNNNNNNNNNNNNNNNNNNNNNNNNNNNNNNNNNNNNNNNNNNNNNNNNNNNNNNNNNNNNNNNNNNNNNNNNNNNNNNNNNNNNNNNNNNNNNNNNNNNNNNNNNNNNNNNNNNNNNNNNNNNNNNNNNNNNNNNNNNNNNNNNNNNNNNNNNNNNNNNNNNNNNNNNNNNNNNNNNNNNNNNNNNNNNNNNNNNNNNNNNNNNNNNNNNNNNNNNNNNNNNNNNNNNNNNNNNNNNNNNNNNNNNNNNNNNNNNNNNNNNNNNNNNNNNNNNNNNNNNNNNNNNNNNNNNNNNNNNNNNNNNNNNNNNNNNNNNNNNNNNNNNNNNNNNNNNNNNNNNNNNNNNNNNNNNNNNNNNNNNNNNNNNNNNNNNNNNNNNNNNNNNN contains the following coding sequences:
- the LOC109709586 gene encoding uncharacterized protein LOC109709586 codes for the protein MQSELVDMRQKYEDIHKEMMTMKAWVESIGKRPQDHFILGEGISCVPQGLKLKCTDLPYNGSPNNQATSSHSSYEAPPTQVYRAKNISKRVHAVSNIMIGTEVYLRSL